One window of the Rosa rugosa chromosome 3, drRosRugo1.1, whole genome shotgun sequence genome contains the following:
- the LOC133740684 gene encoding ammonium transporter 2 member 5-like, with the protein MELPPGLASDEASPEWFSKADNAWQLTAATLVGMQSVPGLIILYGSIVKKKWAVNSAFMAMYAFATVLVCWVGWGYQMSFGTELFTFLGRPNVALDEKYLFTKAFSGKLPNATMIYFQFVFAAITLILIAGALLGRMNFHAWMLFVPLWVTFSYPITAYSIWNPNGWLAKMGLIDYSGGYVIHLSSGVAGFTAAYWVGPRATSDRERFPPNNILLMLAGAGLLWMGWTGFNGGDPYSVSMDASLAVLNTHVCTASSLLTWLVLDIIFFGKPSVIGATQGMITGLVCITPAAGVVQGWAAIVMGIMSGSIPWYTMMVLHKQSKLLKHVDDTMAVFHTHAVAGSLGGLLTGFFSNPKLCRLFYLVDNWQHYIGLAYGIHDGRFMDGMKQMGIQLLGIVFVVVVNVIITSLICLLLRLIVPLRMTEDDLKIGDDAIHGEEAYALWGDGEKFDGSKHNSVYGMDDFGVASKA; encoded by the exons ATGGAGCTACCCCCGGGCCTTGCATCCGACGAAGCTAGCCCCGAATGGTTTAGCAAGGCTGACAATGCGTGGCAGCTCACTGCTGCTACACTTGTAGGCATGCAGAGTGTGCCCGGCCTTATCATCTTGTATGGAAGCATAGTCAAGAAGAAGTGGGCAGTCAACTCGGCCTTCATGGCCATGTACGCCTTTGCAACCGTGTTGGTTTGTTGGGTGGGTTGGGGCTACCAAATGTCATTCGGTACCGAATTGTTCACCTTCCTGGGACGCCCCAACGTGGCCTTGGATGAGAAGTACCTATTTACAAAAGCATTCTCCGGGAAATTGCCGAACGCGACCATGATTTATTTTCAGTTTGTGTTTGCAGCAATCACGTTAATTTTGATTGCTGGGGCGTTGTTGGGGAGGATGAATTTCCATGCGTGGATGTTGTTCGTACCGCTTTGGGTGACATTTTCGTATCCAATAACCGCTTATAGTATTTGGAATCCAAATGGATGGTTGGCAAAGATGGGTCTTATTGATTATTCTGGAGGGTATGTCATTCACCTTTCTTCAGGAGTTGCTGGTTTCACTGCTGCTTATTGG GTCGGACCTAGAGCAACTAGTGACAGGGAGAGATTCCCTCCAAACAACATCCTGCTTATGTTGGCAGGAGCTGGATTACTTTGGATGGGATGGACTGGATTCAATGGTGGAGATCCCTACAGTGTGAGCATGGACGCATCTCTGGCTGTCCTCAACACCCATGTATGTACTGCCTCTAGCTTGCTGACGTGGCTCGTCCTTGACATTATTTTCTTTGGGAAGCCTTCTGTGATTGGAGCCACACAGGGCATGATCACTGGTTTGGTTTGCATAACTCCTGCTGCGG GTGTGGTGCAAGGCTGGGCAGCAATCGTAATGGGAATCATGTCCGGAAGTATCCCATGGTACACAATGATGGTCCTCCACAAGCAAAGCAAGCTCCTGAAGCATGTAGACGACACCATGGCAGTGTTCCACACCCACGCTGTGGCAGGAAGCTTAGGTGGTCTCCTTACCGGCTTCTTTTCCAATCCCAAGCTATGTCGTCTTTTCTATCTAGTTGACAACTGGCAACACTACATCGGTCTTGCCTATGGCATCCACGACGGCCGATTTATGGATGGGATGAAACAAATGGGAATTCAACTTCTCGGAATTGTGTTTGTGGTTGTTGTGAACGTTATCATAACCAGCTTAATCTGTCTGTTGTTGAGGCTCATCGTTCCACTTAGGATGACAGAAGATGACTTGAAAATAGGGGATGATGCAATTCATGGGGAGGAGGCTTATGCATTGTGGGGAGATGGAGAGAAGTTTGATGGATCTAAGCACAACTCAGTTTATGGCATGGATGACTTTGGTGTGGCAAGTAAAGCTTAA